In the Klebsiella aerogenes KCTC 2190 genome, one interval contains:
- the hycI gene encoding hydrogenase maturation peptidase HycI: MTDVLLCVGNSMMGDDGAGPLLAEMCAANPVGGWVVIDGGSAPENDIVAIRELRPTRLLIVDATDMGLNPGEIRIVDPDDIADMFMMTTHNMPLNYLIDQLKEDVGEVIFVGIQPDIVGFYYPMTQPVKDAVATVYARLDGWQEQGGFAALEAAEEQAFPGLR, encoded by the coding sequence GGCAACAGCATGATGGGCGATGACGGCGCAGGCCCGCTGCTGGCGGAAATGTGCGCGGCCAATCCGGTCGGCGGCTGGGTGGTGATTGACGGCGGCAGCGCGCCGGAAAACGATATCGTCGCCATCCGCGAGCTGCGCCCGACCCGGTTGCTGATCGTCGATGCGACCGATATGGGGCTCAACCCCGGCGAAATCCGCATTGTCGACCCGGACGATATCGCCGACATGTTTATGATGACCACCCACAATATGCCGCTTAACTATCTTATCGATCAGTTAAAAGAGGATGTTGGCGAGGTGATTTTTGTGGGCATTCAGCCCGATATAGTCGGTTTCTATTACCCGATGACTCAGCCTGTGAAAGACGCCGTCGCGACGGTATACGCGCGGCTTGATGGCTGGCAGGAGCAGGGCGGTTTTGCCGCGCTGGAAGCGGCCGAGGAGCAGGCGTTCCCCGGCTTGCGCTAA